A genomic segment from Aegilops tauschii subsp. strangulata cultivar AL8/78 chromosome 1, Aet v6.0, whole genome shotgun sequence encodes:
- the LOC109770156 gene encoding pleckstrin homology domain-containing protein 1 translates to MAASLWRAVMGSSSSSSSGGVDDPAAGGVEFWHGAERAGWLTKQGEYIKTWRRRWFVLKQGRLFWFKDAAVTRGSVPRGIIPVSSCLTVKGAEDVLNRQFAFELSNPAETMYFIADAEKEKEEWINSIGRSIVQHSRSVTDAEVVDYDSRPQPPPQPKKSEASEPSE, encoded by the coding sequence ATGGCGGCCAGCCTGTGGCGCGCGGTCAtgggctcctcctcctcctcctcgtcgggcggcgtcgacgacccggcggcgggcggcgtggaGTTCTGGCACGGGGCGGAGCGCGCGGGGTGGCTGACCAAGCAGGGCGAGTACATCAAGACGTGGCGGCGGCGCTGGTTCGTGCTCAAGCAGGGCCGGCTCTTCTGGTTCAAGGACGCCGCCGTCACGCGCGGCTCCGTGCCCCGCGGGATCATCCCCGTCTCCTCCTGCCTCACCGTCAAGGGCGCCGAGGACGTGCTCAACCGCCAGTTCGCCTTCGAGCTCTCCAACCCGGCCGAGACCATGTACTTCATCGCCGACGccgagaaggagaaggaggagtGGATCAACTCCATCGGCCGATCCATCGTGCAGCACTCCCGCTCCGTCACCGACGCCGAGGTCGTTGACTACGACAGCCGCCCCCAGCCCCCGCCGCAGCCCAAGAAGAGCGAGGCCAGCGAGCCGTCAGAGTAA